One window from the genome of Saccharomyces mikatae IFO 1815 strain IFO1815 genome assembly, chromosome: 6 encodes:
- the PRP46 gene encoding mRNA splicing protein PRP46 (similar to Saccharomyces cerevisiae PRP46 (YPL151C); ancestral locus Anc_8.672): MVEDDYKGESLGEIDEFYSRIRWNNQFSYMATLPSHLQREIEDRKSLLARYDTYTSKLTASGSGSEKVPSQDGLKSLPKTSQELITKKDQNAQASTFVDEIFQPKVSEEFIVKRYEKLLSQKPEWHAPWKLSRVINGHLGWVRCAAIDPVNNEWFITGSNDTTMKVWDLATGKLRTTLAGHVMTVRDIAISDRHPYLFSVSEDKTVKCWDLEKNQIIRDYYGHLSGVRTVSIHPTLDLIATAGRDSVIKLWDIRTRVPVITLVGHKGPINQVQCTPVDPQIVSSSTDATVRLWDVVAGKAMKVLTHHKRSVRATALHPKEFSVASACTDDIRSWGLVEGSLLTNFESEKTGIINTLSINQDDVLFAGGDNGILSFYDYKSGHKYQSLATKEMVGSLEGERSVLCSTFDKTGLRLITGEADKSIKIWKQDETATKMSEPGLEWNPNLSTKRF; encoded by the coding sequence ATGGTCGAAGATGATTACAAAGGTGAAAGTTTAGGAGAAATAGACGAGTTTTACTCCAGGATACGTTGGAATAATCAATTTTCTTATATGGCTACTTTACCATCCCATttacaaagagaaatagaAGACAGGAAATCTCTATTAGCACGATATGATACATATACGAGTAAATTGACTGCTTCTGGTAGTGGAAGCGAGAAAGTTCCTTCGCAGGATGGACTTAAAAGTTTACCAAAAACATCTCAAGAATTAATCACTAAGAAGGACCAAAATGCGCAGGCATCAACTTTTGTGgatgaaattttccaaCCAAAAGTTTCTGAAGAATTCATAGTTAAAAGATATGAAAAGCTATTATCACAAAAGCCCGAATGGCACGCACCATGGAAACTTTCACGCGTTATCAATGGTCATCTTGGATGGGTGCGATGTGCCGCAATCGATCCCGTTAACAACGAGTGGTTTATCACCGGGAGTAATGATACAACAATGAAAGTGTGGGATCTTGCAACAGGCAAATTGAGAACCACTTTAGCAGGGCATGTAATGACAGTAAGAGATATTGCTATCTCAGATCGACACCCATATTTGTTTTCTGTCAGTGAAGACAAGACAGTCAAATGCTGGGACCTAGAAAAAAACCAGATTATTAGAGACTACTATGGACACTTATCCGGGGTTCGTACCGTGAGTATACATCCAACGTTGGACCTCATAGCTACTGCAGGCCGAGATAGTGTTATTAAACTCTGGGACATAAGAACCAGGGTACCTGTCATTACACTAGTTGGTCATAAAGGTCCAATCAATCAAGTACAATGTACTCCAGTGGACCCTCAAATAGTGAGTTCATCGACTGATGCCACAGTAAGGCTGTGGGACGTAGTTGCCGGGAAAGCGATGAAAGTTTTAACACATCATAAGAGGTCTGTGAGAGCTACTGCGTTACATCCGAAGGAGTTCTCGGTGGCATCTGCATGTACTGATGATATTAGATCATGGGGACTAGTAGAAGGGTCTTTGCTAACCAATTTTGAGTCTGAAAAGACTGGAATAATCAATACTTTAAGCATTAATCAAGATGATGTATTATTTGCTGGCGGCGATAATGGGATACTTTCCTTTTATGACTATAAATCCGGGCATAAATATCAATCATTGGCCACGAAAGAAATGGTAGGCTCTCTAGAAGGTGAACGCAGTGTTCTGTGTAGCACTTTCGACAAAACAGGCCTAAGATTGATCACCGGAGAAGCAGACAAGAGCataaaaatttggaaacaAGATGAGACGGCAACGAAAATGTCAGAACCTGGGCTAGAATGGAATCCCAATCTAAGCACCAAACGATTTTAG
- the RRD2 gene encoding peptidylprolyl isomerase RRD2 (similar to Saccharomyces cerevisiae RRD2 (YPL152W); ancestral locus Anc_8.674) → MLPEKRLLTSGDMKLWEESQTRANFTKFIIDLAESVKGHENSQYEEPVSEPISRMMNLLSYIRDIIQKHPVVKDANSSRFGKIEFRDFYDEVSQSSRKFLRSEFPSLTDEQLEQLSIYLDESWGNKRRIDYGSGHELNFMCLLYGLYKYGVFNLSNDSTNLILKVFIEYLKIMRILETRYWLEPAGSHGVWGLDDYHFLPFLFGAFQLTSHKHLKPISIHNNELVEMFANRYLYFGCIDFINKVKSSASLRWHSPMLDDISGVKTWSKVAEGMIKMYEAEVLSKLPIMQHFYFSDFLPCPEGVSPPRGHIHDGTDVDDECNFEGHVHSNWGDCCGIKLPSAIAATEMSKKHHKPIPFD, encoded by the coding sequence ATGCTACCAGAAAAAAGGCTATTGACCTCGGGGGACATGAAGTTATGGGAGGAGTCTCAAACGAGAGCCAATTTCACTAAATTTATCATAGATCTGGCTGAATCCGTCAAAGGGCACGAAAATTCACAATACGAAGAGCCAGTATCCGAGCCAATAAGTAGAATGATGAACTTACTTTCGTATATAAGAGATATTATTCAGAAGCATCCAGTAGTGAAGGATGCAAATAGTTCGAGATTTGGTAAAATTGAATTCAGGGATTTTTATGACGAAGTGTCACAGAGTTCCAGGAAATTTTTACGGTCTGAATTTCCTTCTCTTACAGATGAACAGTTGGAACAATTATCCATTTATCTCGACGAATCATGGggtaataaaagaagaattgatTATGGTTCAGGACATGAACTAAACTTCATGTGTTTACTTTACGGACTCTATAAATATGGGGTATTCAATCTCTCAAATGATTCGACAAACCTTATACTAAAAGTTTTTATAGAATATCTTAAGATAATGAGAATACTGGAAACTAGATATTGGCTTGAGCCTGCCGGTTCGCATGGTGTTTGGGGACTAGATGATTATCATTTCCTTCCATTTCTATTTGGCGCCTTCCAATTAACTAGCCACAAGCATTTAAAACCAATATCGATTCACAATAATGAGCTTGTAGAAATGTTTGCTAATCGGTATTTGTACTTTGGTTGTATAGACTTCATTAATAAGGTAAAGTCATCTGCCTCCTTAAGATGGCATTCTCCCATGTTAGATGACATCAGCGGTGTAAAGACCTGGTCAAAAGTTGCCGAAGgaatgataaaaatgtATGAAGCTGAAGTCCTCAGTAAATTGCCCATTATGcaacatttttattttagcGATTTTTTACCCTGTCCAGAAGGCGTATCCCCCCCGAGAGGTCATATACATGACGGGACTGATGTGGATGATGAGTGCAACTTTGAAGGTCATGTTCATAGTAATTGGGGAGATTGCTGTGGTATCAAATTACCAAGTGCAATTGCGGCTACCGAGATGAGTAAAAAACATCACAAACCAATACCCTTTGATTAA
- the RAD53 gene encoding serine/threonine/tyrosine protein kinase RAD53 (similar to Saccharomyces cerevisiae RAD53 (YPL153C); ancestral locus Anc_8.676), with protein MESTTQPTQQSTQATQRFLIEKFSQEQIGENIVCRIICTTGQIPIRDLSADISQILKEKRSIKKVWTFGRNPACDYHLGNISRLSNKHFQILLGEDGNLLLNDISTNGTWLNGQKAEKNSNQLLSQGDEITVGVGVESDILSLVIFINDKFRQNLEQNKVDRIRSNLKNKSKIASPGLASSTASAIMTHKTGIFRDFSIIDEVVGQGAFATVKKAIERTTGKTFAVKIISKRKVIGNMDGVTRELEVLQKLNHPRIVRLKGFYEDADSYYMVMEFVSGGDLMDFVAAHGAVGEDAGREISRQILTAVKYIHSMGISHRDLKPDNILIEQDDPVLVKITDFGLAKVQGNGSFMKTFCGTLAYVAPEVIRGKDSSASPDEYEERNEYSSLVDMWSMGCLVYVILTGHLPFSGSTQDQLYKQIGRGSYHEGPLKDFRISEEARDFIDSLLQVDPSNRLTAAKALDHPWIKMGPFSSQSYGDMSQISLSQSLSQQKLLENMDDAQYEFIKAQRKLQLEKQQLQEQDQEDQDDRVQGFKIPVHPPIRYTQPKNIEADVREQKIMHSNKATNTRSSKKKGNGRFLTLQPLPDSIIQESLEIQQGVNPFFIGRSEDCNCKIEDNRLSRVHCFIFKKRHAVGKSMNESPAQGLDDIWYCHTGTNVSYLNNSRMIQGTKILLQDGDEIKIIWDKNNEFVIGFKVEINDTTGLFNDGLSMMQEQRVVMKQTTEEKDLVKKLTQMMAAQRANQPPISSLSVETKKPQISVTGNSSNNSVLSDLVETPSNANTGNILKRIHSVSLSQSQIDPSKKIKRAKLDQTSKDPENLQFS; from the coding sequence ATGGAAAGTACTACCCAACCCACACAGCAGTCCACGCAGGCCACCCAAAGGTTTTTGATTGAGAAGTTCTCGCAAGAACAAATCGGCGAAAATATCGTGTGCAGAATCATTTGTACGACGGGTCAGATTCCAATTAGAGACTTGTCGGCAGATATTTCACAGATCCTGAAGGAAAAGCGATCTATCAAGAAGGTGTGGACATTTGGTAGAAATCCTGCATGTGACTATCATTTGGGAAATATCTCTAGGCTATCTAATAagcattttcaaattttacTGGGGGAAGATGGTAATCTTCTACTAAATGACATTTCTACTAACGGCACCTGGTTAAATGGACAAAAAGCCGAGAAGAACAGCAACCAGTTATTATCGCAAGGCGACGAAATAACCGTCGGCGTAGGTGTAGAATCGGATATTCTATCTTTAGTTATTTTCATAAATGATAAATTTAGGCAGAACCTCGAGCAGAACAAAGTTGACCGTATAAGATCTAACTTAAAAAACAAGTCCAAGATAGCGTCCCCGGGTCTAGCGTCTTCCACTGCATCGGCTATTATGACCCATAAAACTGGTATTTTTAGGGATTTTTCGATTATCGACGAAGTGGTGGGTCAGGGTGCCTTTGCCACAGTAAAGAAGGCTATTGAAAGAACTACTGGTAAAACATTTGCGGTAAAGATTATAAGTAAGCGTAAAGTAATAGGTAATATGGATGGTGTGACAAGAGAGTTGGAAGTGCTGCAGAAGCTCAATCATCCAAGAATAGTGCGTTTGAAAGGATTTTACGAAGACGCAGATAGTTACTATATGGTGATGGAGTTTGTTTCTGGCGGTGACTTGATGGATTTTGTTGCTGCTCATGGTGCTGTTGGAGAAGACGCAGGAAGAGAGATATCTAGACAGATACTCACAGCTGTAAAGTACATTCACTCTATGGGAATCAGTCATCGTGACCTAAAGCCCGATAATATTCTTATTGAACAAGATGATCCTGTGTTAGTAAAGATAACGGATTTCGGTCTGGCAAAAGTACAGGGAAACGGGTCTTTTATGAAAACGTTTTGTGGTACCTTAGCATACGTGGCACCTGAAGTTATCAGAGGCAAAGACTCATCCGCATCTCCTGACGAATAcgaagaaagaaatgaatattCCTCATTAGTGGATATGTGGTCAATGGGATGTCTTGTATATGTCATTTTGACTGGTCACTTACCTTTTAGCGGGAGTACTCAGGACCAACTTTATAAACAAATTGGAAGAGGCTCTTATCATGAAGGGCCCCTGAAGGATTTTCGGATATCTGAAGAAGCTAGAGATTTTATAGATTCACTGTTACAAGTTGATCCAAGCAATAGGTTGACCGCTGCAAAAGCTTTGGATCATCCTTGGATCAAAATGGGTCCGTTTAGTTCACAATCATATGGTGACATGTCGCAAATATCTCTATCGCAATCCTTATCCCAACAGAAATTATTGGAAAATATGGACGATGCCCAATACGAGTTTATCAAAGCACAAAGAAAGTTGCAGTTGGAAAAGCAACAACTTCAGGAACAGGATCAAGAAGACCAAGATGACAGAGTCCAAGGATTTAAGATACCCGTCCATCCTCCTATTCGATATACACAGCCTAAAAATATCGAAGCAGACGTTCgagaacaaaaaatcatGCATTCCAATAAAGCTACCAATACCAGGAGctcgaaaaaaaagggaaacGGCAGGTTTTTGACTTTACAACCTTTACCTGACAGTATTATACAGGAGAGCCTAGAAATTCAACAAGGTGTAAACCCATTTTTCATCGGGAGATCCGAGGATTGTAACTGTAAAATTGAAGATAATAGATTATCACGAGTACATTGctttattttcaagaaaagacaTGCAGTCGGAAAAAGTATGAATGAATCTCCGGCACAAGGTTTAGATGATATTTGGTATTGCCACACGGGAACTAATGTAAGCTATTTGAATAATAGTCGGATGATTCAAGGTacaaaaattcttttacaAGACGGAGATGAAATCAAGATCATTTGGgataaaaacaatgaaTTTGTCATTGGTTTTAAAGTGGAAATTAATGACACCACAGGACTTTTCAACGATGGGTTGAGTATGATGCAAGAACAAAGGGTAGTGATGAAACAAACAACTGAAGAGAAAGATCTGGTCAAAAAGCTAACTCAGATGATGGCGGCTCAACGTGCAAACCAGCCgccaatttcttctttgtctGTGGAAACTAAGAAGCCGCAAATTAGCGTCACAGGTAATAGCAGCAATAACTCGGTACTGAGCGATTTGGTAGAAACACCAAGTAATGCAAATACAGGGAATATTTTAAAGAGAATACATTCAGTGAGTTTGTCGCAATCACAAATTGATCCTAGtaaaaagattaaaagGGCAAAGTTGGACCAAACCTCAAAAGACCCCGAGAATTTGCAATTCTCgtaa